The Pelodiscus sinensis isolate JC-2024 chromosome 27, ASM4963464v1, whole genome shotgun sequence DNA segment GTTGGCGTTCTTGTCAGCTTTGCAGCAGATGTACTGGCGCCAAATCTGGAGGAAGGTGACCCTGAATTTTTTGATGCGGAAGGCATAGACGATGGGGTTCATGGCCGAGTTGCCGTGCGTCAGGAAGATCGCGATGTAAGTGAGGATGCTGGGGGTCTGGCAGGACGGGCAGAACAAGGTGATGCAATTCAGCGTGTGCAGAGGGAGCCAGCTCAGTGCAAACAGGAAGAGCACCAGTGCTAAGGACTTGGCGATCTGCAGCTCCTTCCCGTAGTATTTCTGCGGATCCGAGGAGTTGGCCGAGACCTTCTTGTTGAGCTGCTTGCGGATGAGGTTGAAGACCTCCAGGTAGATGATGAGCATGAGGAGCAACGGGGGTAGCACCCAGACGAAGAAGTTGAAATAGACCATGTACTCCATGCTGATGACGTTCTCAAACTGGCAGGGGATGACGAAGGCGGCGTGGCTGGCGTTGGCCTCCTGAGTCCTCATCTTGTTCAGGTTGTTCCAGCCGAACATGGGGGTCAGTCCCACAAGGAGGGACACGATCCAGCAGCAAGCAATGGCCACGGCCGCTCGTTTGGGGGTCACCACGTTCTTGTAGCTGTGGAGGAGACAGAAAACACCGCGGGGCTTTAGACACAGGCGGAGTCACAGCTTGGCTCCAGCAAGAGGAGACCAAGCAGCCTGATCTGCAGAAGAGCCCACGATGGGTGCGTGCGGGGTACTGAGCTCTTTGGAGCACCCACCCATAGGCGTGTAGAGCCGAGGGACTCTGGGTGTCggcaggagggattgaacctgggaccttaggaGCTAAAGCCACGTGCCTctgtgatgggggtggggaacctgttttgagttgggggccactgacccacagaaaaatcagttgggggcggcacacaagtgagatgtgggccctgactgagaagaaagacactccccccattaccctcccacaccagagagTGGGGCAGTGGGAGAGCTGGAGCGTCaatgcgggctccccaatgctggggctgaagcttggggaccagatccagccttgaggttccccattcctgctctACAGCATGAGCTGAAAGCACCTGGCtcgctcagctaaggctgtagcacAGACGTCTCTCTCCCTCGTCAGAGGTCTCGGTGCCGCGGGAGCAGAGGTGAATGCCTGAGGAGGGAGGTGAtggcgaggcggggggggcgctgagatgagatggagaggcagaggggcaaaagcaggctgggcagggggctgcgagGAGAAAGCTATGCAGGGGGGAACATTTGGGGGCAGAGAGAAGCATGGGGGCTGATTTTTTGAGGTAAATTAGAGGATTCCCATccagcagaggagcaggctggctCCCAGGGCAAGGCCCGAGAGTTGCTTGTGAGCTGAGCCCACGTTCTGCGCTGCTGGTTTACACGCCGGGAAGCAGCGGGTGACACAGGAGAAAGGTGCCATGGCGTTAAGATCCAGTCAGGAACCATGAGGTTCCTGTGAGGTTaggcagagcaaggcccaggagGGTGGCGGGTCAGAGAATTGTGGCGGTCGCATTAGCCGTGGCTGGAAACAGAACGCTCCACTCCCAGCGGTGGAAGCATTTCACACTCACTCTGCCCGGggggagaatcaggccctgaggTCCCGTGACAAAGgcacatcccccttctgtggGTCCGGGGGGATTGTAAAGGGCTGGGACTGCAGCCACAGCGTGCTGGTCCGATGTTACTGGCATTGCCATACAGCTGACTGCCGGGATGGTTCTGTGCTCAGCCGACGTGGCATGTTAGCCAGCTGGCCGTGTGCGACCGGAGCAACCCACAGAAAAGAGCCCTGACATGGAGGCAGCAATCAGCAAAAAGCTTCCTCTGGTGCCAGCTGAAATCGATCCCTCCTGCTGTTAGTGAGAGGAGCTTCTGGCCAAAGGCTTTTTCCATTTCCTAATGGGTCAGCTCCCGAGTCCCTAAGAACTCCTGATTTCTTGCAGGCCAGGGATGAGGAGCCGGGGAGACACAGAGCTTTATTTAGTGATAAGTGGTGCTCTgcactgccctgctcccacctACTTTGTCTGGTCAGAACTCCAGTGCATCCACCTGCCACTGGAAACCAGTCCGGGGTTGTTCTCTTTGAAAAAATTCTCATTAAGACCAATCCATACAGCCTTTACTTTATCCTCAGAACAGCAGGTCTTGCCTTCCCAGCTTTTGTAGAAGGTCTCCGAGAACAGGCTGAGGATGAGGACCAAGAGTTTTATTAGCACTTATGGGAAGGGGTTGAAATTTTAAGAGAGAATGCCTTTCTCCCAAGTGTTTGTTGGGCATTTCAATTAGCTAGGCGGGAACACAAACTAGAATGTAGCACCCTCTCGCCTGTCCCCATTGCTCAGGGTCTCACTTCTTTGATGTGTGTGGTGTCCAAATCCTGCCAGGTCTCCTAGgaaaaacttgggggggggggtaaggggaTGAGCCCTGTAGCTCTGACGCAAAAAAAGCTGAAGGGAACTGGCCTTCAAGGGATTTAATACACTAAAATGGCAAAATAAGAGCTCAGACCCAACCTTTCCTCGTGGCAGGTGACCTCCAATGGCGACTTTGCACACGGCCAGGAAAGGGGGATATTTCACATGTGGAGCGACGGGTGGAAGGCTTCCAGGCGGGAATGAGGAACCGCAGGACTCCAGAGAACTCTGGGGAGCCCCTTGAAGGGTGGCAGGGAAGGTGTGGAGGGGAAGCAAAGCTGGGATAGAGAGTTCTTCCAGGGAGCTAGGCAGGGATCCATTTTGGGAGCTGGGGACTGGGATGGGCAGCCCTGGAGGGGGAGCCGGGTGGGACATA contains these protein-coding regions:
- the ADORA1 gene encoding adenosine receptor A1 isoform X2, whose translation is MHWSSDQTNYKNVVTPKRAAVAIACCWIVSLLVGLTPMFGWNNLNKMRTQEANASHAAFVIPCQFENVISMEYMVYFNFFVWVLPPLLLMLIIYLEVFNLIRKQLNKKVSANSSDPQKYYGKELQIAKSLALVLFLFALSWLPLHTLNCITLFCPSCQTPSILTYIAIFLTHGNSAMNPIVYAFRIKKFRVTFLQIWRQYICCKADKNANTLDNTELGNWPLERAGAIPEMPYLDLQKPL
- the ADORA1 gene encoding adenosine receptor A1 isoform X1; amino-acid sequence: MAQPISAFQAAYITIEVLIALVSVPGNILVIWAVRMNQALQDATFSFIVSLAVADVAVGALVIPLAIVINVGPHIEFYTCLMLACPVLILTESSILALLAIAVDRYLRVKIPLSYKNVVTPKRAAVAIACCWIVSLLVGLTPMFGWNNLNKMRTQEANASHAAFVIPCQFENVISMEYMVYFNFFVWVLPPLLLMLIIYLEVFNLIRKQLNKKVSANSSDPQKYYGKELQIAKSLALVLFLFALSWLPLHTLNCITLFCPSCQTPSILTYIAIFLTHGNSAMNPIVYAFRIKKFRVTFLQIWRQYICCKADKNANTLDNTELGNWPLERAGAIPEMPYLDLQKPL